The Camelina sativa cultivar DH55 chromosome 16, Cs, whole genome shotgun sequence sequence ccattgtaattaaaaatttaatacaatttttttttttaaaattaaattaggaaaatcaagtatgcaaatatatatttccctaaatatttgaacaacatcaatttctatttttctttttaattacaagttttaaaatattttaatgaaaaagaaacTATAGTATCTTACCTTATTCAGTTTTGATTTTCCATAATTGGTTTGacattatacatgttttccattatacatgttttccattacacataaattgtttaatgttttctatgttagAATGGATAGAGCAATTGatgtcaaaatgggtagaaaaaatataaaataaactaataatatatgattttattatactatatatatatatatatatattttgttttaacctccacaaaatgatatatgattttttgactaaaaacatgtgtcatttatagagttatgatgtcaaatacaaatatatatatatatccttgcacaatttaaatagtgaatacatcaaatttagtcgtatgagtaatatcaataatattatctatgtaaatatcaataacaatactaaaaaagcaacaataatttatggaaaattttatttatccacaagtccaaacctaaactaaaaataatcataagaatgtgatgggaattaggttaatattagtacacttatatatttttgcgggttggtttaaaaacacaaacaaaatattttaaaacttaattttacatgaaaggagttaaaaacaaacattaacCCGCTTCATCATACTCAAATACaaaactaactattttttttaataactatttttttttatccacgggtccaaacctagactaaaaataatcataagtatgtgatgggaattaggttaatattagtacacttatatatttttgcgggttggtttaaaaacacaaacaaaatattttaaaacttaattttacatgaaaggagttaaaaacaaacattaacCCGCTTCATCATACTCAAATACaaaactaactattttttttaataactatttttttttatccacgggtccaaacctagactaaaaataatcataagtatgtgatgggaattaggttaatattagtacacttatatattttggcgggttggtctaaaaacacaaacaaaatattttaaaacttaattttatatgaaagaagttaaaaaccaacactaacccgctccatcatactcatagacaaaactaattaatttcaaattggtgaataaaatttaaataattttatactaactacaaagtattatacatattaacaaatgtttactttcacaacaactaattttgattgattaaattccaaaataaaagaattttgattaattaaatttcaaatgaaaataataatttttaaatagataaagaaaataaaattacaaatatctcaatattattgtaaaaaagtttaaaacatatatttgatccaacataatgttttttttagtaagttatataaaatatacaaaaatacataatcccgcggtgtaccgcgggttaaaatctagtgtaaatttataatcataattaattctctatatagttttttttttaacatcttactttactttattaaaattgaaacataGATTACATAGTTATTCTAGAACATAAATATCTAACAAAGAGATGATTaaaagttaagaagaagaaaacacaatcaaacaagtgaagtaaatgttgtttttctttgtaaGCCTTACACGCTAATAGATTATCAAATCTATTATCTTCTTTATTCGTCTTCTTCCTTACATGATCGTCATGTTTGGCTATCGTTCTTTGACAAAACTCCAATAAACTTTGAAACAATCAATGGTTGCGATCCATATGTTACATCGCTTTCCAACAATACATCGCTTTCCAACAATACATCTCCAGCAATGGGAGATGACATCTTTCTTTGTTATAGCTAATGCTCATAAATGATGAAATAATGAATACCATCTTCGAATCTGTTCCATGCTGACATCccaaatgttatttttggagtTTAAAGATGATGTgttaaatttggaaacaaaacttatttttgtgctatttgagaattaactttatttttctttgtattttttttgtttttagcttttaCGATCGCTTATTTTTGATGGTTTAGTTTTGTAAACTGACAAAAACTCATCAACCCGTTTTAGCCAAACTTATTTCATAAACTCATTAAACCCCACATTTCCAATTCAATGAGTCCATATGGATATGGTTACATTAAGTTTACCTATGAATATGAACTCATTTTAGCACCCCACATTTCCAATTAGTCCATATGGATATGGTTACATTAAGTTTACCCATGAATATGAACTCATTTTAGCACCCCTAATTCTAAACATAGCTACCAAAATGCCTCCATGGCTCCATAATCCAGCTCCAGCTTGATCGTGACTTCATGAACTCTAtacatcttttatttatttaataaattgaaCAAtccattttcttaaaatatacgAGAATTGAGATTGTAAATGGGTGTGAcgacaaaaggaaagaaaaaatactTATGGGTTTCAGCCCAATACATATGTAAATAAGCCCAATAAATACGGAATCTCAATGCATCATACACttagtcaatttttttgttttctttctcaaatcttATCTGAATTTCTCATCACTCCATAAATCCACAAAATTCTGTGATTGTCATTTGTCCAATCACAACAAAACCAATGACATCAAATAAACTCTGGAGCCGTAAACCAGAGGTCAAAACCGGGAAATCCGAGTTTCCGGTTACCAGATTCCTCCGTGGACAAATCGAGAGCATCAAGAACACAACCACTGGTCCAGGAATCGGCGGCGGTATTGGCTGCGGCGCTGGAATCGGCTTTGGTCTCACCGGTGGACTCGGGATTGGCGCCAATGAAGGTCTGAACCATTCTAATATGGTTCTTGGATTCGGTTTAGGTTGCGGTGTCGGGTTCGGGTTTGGGTATGGGTTTGGTGTTGGCGGCGGGTACAGTTTCGATGACATTAAAGATAGGTTTGACCTATGAGTACAAGCTCCGGTTCTTAATcccgggtcgggttcgggtctATTACAAAcatttatgttaattttgtattaacatttttgttgaTTGTCTATTTCTAatcttcattttgttttataagttCAATTTTTgcttgaattatatttttttttcttactgagCTTACAGTTAATATCACAATTATGAAGGTTTAACATAAAAATAGTTACGATTATTAGTTATTAcacaaatttattaataattcattaacaacaacaaaaaaaaagattatacataaaatttgtcaaattattcattttcttttagcACACtgtaaatatcaaaaatataaagtaaaaacataaaaaaaaatcaaatcgatcataaataaatttatttaaactgAAGAAACAAACTTTTCGAAGCTGTCGTAGATATTTCTCATGAGTGGTCTTTTGTCTGGGTTCTTGTGTACACAAGCTAAACCTATCTTGATCACTTGAACCATACTATCTTCCAAATCTCTATCCCGAGCCAAAACCGGATCAAGAACATACCAAACCGGTTTATTTCTCTCACTAGCTGATTCAACCCACGTAACCAAATCCATCTCTGAATTAACCGGAGATTTCCCGGTTACCAGTTCGAGTATCAGTAAACCGAATGAATACACGTCCCATTTCTGAGACGGTTTAGTCATCTTTGAAGCTGCTTCCGGAGCTTGGTAATATGATTCTCTTGAGACGATTGGTGAGCTTGTTTCCATTGGTGAGATCTGGTCTGATCTGACCTCGGAAGATGTGTCGACGATACGCCCTAAACCGAAACCTGAAATTTTCGGTTCAAGATTTGGTCCAAGAAGTATGTTGCTTGAGGTTATGTGTCCATGGACGTATCTTTTGGGACTGAACTCGTGAATGTACATCAATCCTTTGGCGATTCTTCTCAATATTCTTAACCGGACCGGCCAAGATAGTTGCTTGCAGGACACGCTACCAGCTCTACCTGTCATAAACTTGTATAAATCAGACTTGAATCTAAAGTATATACATATGGACCATAGATTTATGCGATTTCGACACTAAACGTACCTTGAATTGCAGAACCAAGATCACCATTTGGTATGTAATCATAGATCAAGAGTTTCTCTTCTGAAGACCAGCAACAAGCCTTGAGATTCAAGACATTAGGGTGCTTGAGTTTCGCTATTGCTTCCACATCAGCTAGAAACTCTTTGAGCCTTAACCAACCTTTATCTTCCAATCGTCTAACAGCTAACATTAACCCGTTTTCAAGAACAACCTTGTAAACTAGCCCGATCCTGCTCTTCCCTAGAAGAAAAGCTGAGGCTTTCAGTAGCTGGTCGAGGTCAAATTCGATCTCCGGGTCCATTGGTATGAAAACCTGTTGATGAGTTTTCTTCTCATCGAGCGCTTCAGATTCCGTATTCTCAgtcttgaaacaaaaaaactccgGTTTTGTCTTCTTCAGTTTCTCTTCGGAATCATCTTTGGTTGCACGAGCTGATACTTTTCGAAGACAGTAGATGAATAAtgaaacaatgaaaatgatTCCGGCGACTATGCCTCCAATGGCTGTAAGGATGATGCAGAGTCTAGGATGATGGTTGGCTCTTCTTGTATATAGCTGAGAAGGAACTATCCCTGTGTNTCTCATCATTTCCCTTATTCTCTTCTTCCGTTTATTCAATGACTCAGACACTTCCTTTtgttctctatctctctcctcCTCAACTTCTTTACATTCCTTCAAAGCCTCTATCTTCGCCAACTCAACCAAAACATGCTCTTCGTTAGCAACATNGCGCAAGAAACTTTCAAGGGTAAGCCACAGAGGAAAGGGTTCCCTTGGAATGCATTTGGACCGGCATTCAACAGAACGTTGGATTTAGGTATCGGACCGCTGAGATTGTTGTAAGAAAGATCGACATAGAGAAGCTCCGGAAGATCTCCAAGACTTGTTGGAATCGTACCTGAGAAGAAGTTATGAGAAAGATCAAGAGTACCTTTCAGATTCTTCAGACTTCCAAGATCTTCGGGGATCGTTCCAGTTAAGCGATTGAAAGAAAGATTCAGCGTGCGGAGATGAACCAAGTTAGAACTAAATCCGGTTGGAAGATCTCCAGTGAAACTGTTCTTGCTAAGAACTAGTGTTTTCAGCCTCTTGCATTG is a genomic window containing:
- the LOC104753626 gene encoding probable inactive leucine-rich repeat receptor-like protein kinase At1g66830 produces the protein MAQSFLIFCFILTHFIAIATSLNDQGFALLSFKQSLQNQNNSVFTNWNSSDPNPCSWQGITCNDDLRVVSIRLPNKRLSGSLHPSIGSLLSLRHINLRDNEFQGNLPVELFAPKGLQSLVLSGNSFSGSVPEEVGILKSLMTLDLSENSFNGSIPLSLIQCKRLKTLVLSKNSFTGDLPTGFSSNLVHLRTLNLSFNRLTGTIPEDLGSLKNLKGTLDLSHNFFSGTIPTSLGDLPELLYVDLSYNNLSGPIPKSNVLLNAGPNAFQGNPFLCGLPLKVSCAMLXTGIVPSQLYTRRANHHPRLCIILTAIGGIVAGIIFIVSLFIYCLRKVSARATKDDSEEKLKKTKPEFFCFKTENTESEALDEKKTHQQVFIPMDPEIEFDLDQLLKASAFLLGKSRIGLVYKVVLENGLMLAVRRLEDKGWLRLKEFLADVEAIAKLKHPNVLNLKACCWSSEEKLLIYDYIPNGDLGSAIQGRAGSVSCKQLSWPVRLRILRRIAKGLMYIHEFSPKRYVHGHITSSNILLGPNLEPKISGFGLGRIVDTSSEVRSDQISPMETSSPIVSRESYYQAPEAASKMTKPSQKWDVYSFGLLILELVTGKSPVNSEMDLVTWVESASERNKPVWYVLDPVLARDRDLEDSMVQVIKIGLACVHKNPDKRPLMRNIYDSFEKFVSSV
- the LOC104750463 gene encoding keratin-associated protein 6-2-like, producing the protein MTSNKLWSRKPEVKTGKSEFPVTRFLRGQIESIKNTTTGPGIGGGIGCGAGIGFGLTGGLGIGANEGLNHSNMVLGFGLGCGVGFGFGYGFGVGGGYSFDDIKDRFDL